In the genome of Rhodothermus sp., one region contains:
- a CDS encoding TonB-dependent receptor: MKGRVWGLLSGLLVISGVSGWAQTGKLAGYVHDAETGEPLLGATVFVEETGQGATTDAQGYYVVLNLRPGTYTIRFSYVGYETVRYTDVRIVSDQTRQLNVRLRPSTVAGEEVVITAQRPLVQRDLTSSRKTVVAEEIQALPVESFLEVLALQAGVNRGPSGELHIRGGRSTEIAYLVDGLSVGNPFNANGLATEVATNAIQELTVVSGTFNAEYGQAMSGIVNVVTKEGGERLEGSFSIYAGDYITKHGDIFWLPSGIQRNATTIEGTLGGPLPLTDKKLRFFFSFRRDQTNGYLWGIREHLPSDSANFNVNPWYYEIQGRPWTAYVDSLPVPRERVPMNPRRSSNLLLKFTARPLQTVKLEYTYMGDRSRRKPFVFAYRFNPDGVVTYRDWSRNHALHLTHTISPQAFYTVRLSYATHAFRSYLYKDPTDPRYVSDGRIVGFPGNQFLFGGDQKGHVYEDSRSWRARADLTYQFGRIHQAKIGIDWNLHLLSRENFTVLYDGNQYREPTVPPLDSPAHDRYRNRRVIIWSAYVQDKMEFEQFIVNAGVRFDYFWPEGEYIPDLLDPLGERRRSRPRYRFSPRLGISFPITETGFIHLSYGHFYQMPPLRNIYINPDFEFGVGTTPTFGNANLRPERTIMYEIGLQQQLGAQVAIDVTAYYKDIRDYLTLQTVQFRTASDPLYRIYLNKDYANVKGLTFSLIKRRGRHDRLSLSLDYTFQIAEGNRDDPNAFYFNFLSGRETPLELVPLDFDQRHVVSGVVTYGPADWGITLKGQFATGYPYTPEIINQKVDLKPNSARKPSQLTIDLRAFRSIQLGPVAVQLFVRVYNLFDRLNERFVFNDTGRATYSLARYRNLHATWEPHYGKPGIHTLDEYLTRPHWFGPPREVRLGMTVTF, translated from the coding sequence ATGAAAGGACGAGTCTGGGGATTGCTATCAGGGCTTCTCGTAATCTCCGGGGTATCGGGGTGGGCACAGACCGGAAAGCTGGCCGGGTATGTGCACGATGCCGAAACTGGAGAGCCCCTGTTAGGTGCCACCGTATTTGTAGAGGAAACCGGTCAGGGAGCCACCACGGACGCACAGGGCTATTATGTGGTGCTGAACCTTCGACCGGGTACCTATACTATTCGCTTTTCGTATGTCGGGTACGAAACGGTACGGTATACCGACGTACGCATTGTGTCAGATCAAACACGCCAGCTCAATGTGCGGTTGCGGCCTTCAACGGTTGCCGGTGAAGAAGTCGTAATCACTGCTCAACGTCCTCTGGTACAGCGAGACCTGACCTCCTCCCGAAAAACCGTCGTGGCAGAAGAGATTCAAGCGCTTCCGGTTGAAAGCTTCCTGGAAGTGCTGGCACTGCAGGCCGGCGTCAACCGGGGGCCTTCCGGAGAGCTACATATCCGGGGAGGACGGAGTACGGAAATCGCTTATCTGGTGGACGGCCTATCGGTAGGCAATCCGTTCAATGCCAATGGCCTGGCTACTGAAGTTGCTACGAATGCCATTCAGGAGCTCACAGTGGTCTCCGGTACCTTTAATGCAGAGTACGGCCAGGCCATGTCGGGCATTGTGAATGTGGTGACCAAGGAAGGGGGCGAGCGCTTGGAAGGATCTTTCAGTATCTATGCCGGCGACTACATAACCAAGCATGGCGATATCTTCTGGCTACCCTCCGGTATTCAGCGCAATGCTACCACGATCGAAGGGACGCTGGGCGGTCCTCTGCCGTTGACAGACAAAAAGCTACGCTTCTTTTTCTCCTTTCGACGTGATCAGACCAATGGGTATCTCTGGGGCATTCGAGAACATCTCCCTTCTGATTCAGCCAATTTCAACGTGAACCCCTGGTATTATGAAATTCAGGGGCGGCCGTGGACGGCTTACGTCGATTCGCTACCGGTGCCGCGCGAGCGAGTACCGATGAATCCACGCCGTAGCAGCAATCTGCTGCTTAAGTTTACGGCGCGGCCGCTGCAGACGGTCAAGCTGGAGTATACTTACATGGGAGATCGATCCCGGCGCAAACCGTTTGTCTTTGCCTATCGATTCAATCCGGATGGCGTTGTGACCTATCGTGATTGGAGCCGAAACCATGCTCTGCATCTGACGCATACGATTTCGCCGCAGGCCTTCTACACGGTACGCCTTTCGTATGCCACCCATGCTTTTCGATCGTATCTGTATAAGGATCCGACCGATCCACGTTACGTGTCCGATGGGCGTATTGTAGGATTTCCTGGCAATCAATTCCTGTTTGGCGGAGACCAGAAAGGCCATGTCTATGAAGACAGTCGTTCCTGGCGGGCACGGGCAGACCTGACGTACCAGTTCGGACGTATCCACCAGGCGAAAATAGGCATCGACTGGAATCTGCACCTGCTTTCTCGAGAGAACTTTACGGTGCTATATGACGGCAATCAGTATCGTGAGCCTACCGTCCCTCCGCTTGACTCTCCAGCTCATGATCGATATCGCAACCGCCGTGTTATCATCTGGAGTGCTTATGTGCAGGATAAAATGGAATTTGAGCAGTTCATTGTCAATGCAGGGGTGCGGTTTGACTATTTCTGGCCGGAAGGCGAATACATTCCCGACTTGCTGGATCCTTTAGGAGAGCGCCGCCGTTCGCGTCCACGCTATCGCTTCAGTCCACGACTGGGGATTTCCTTTCCAATTACCGAAACAGGATTCATTCATCTCTCTTACGGTCACTTTTATCAGATGCCGCCGCTCCGTAACATTTATATCAACCCGGACTTTGAGTTTGGGGTAGGAACCACCCCGACCTTTGGCAATGCCAACCTGCGGCCTGAACGTACGATCATGTATGAAATCGGGTTGCAACAACAGCTGGGGGCCCAGGTGGCGATTGATGTCACAGCCTATTACAAAGACATTCGGGATTATCTTACGCTGCAGACCGTCCAATTCCGCACAGCCAGCGACCCACTTTATCGAATCTATCTGAACAAGGACTATGCAAACGTAAAAGGCCTCACATTCTCCCTGATCAAGCGACGGGGCCGTCATGACCGCCTGTCGCTCTCGCTGGACTATACGTTTCAGATTGCGGAAGGAAATCGTGATGATCCCAATGCTTTTTACTTCAACTTTCTTTCGGGCCGAGAGACTCCCCTGGAGTTGGTCCCGCTTGACTTTGACCAGCGCCATGTGGTTTCGGGCGTGGTGACCTATGGCCCAGCAGACTGGGGCATAACGCTGAAAGGACAGTTTGCGACCGGATACCCCTATACTCCTGAAATTATCAACCAGAAGGTGGATCTTAAGCCAAACAGTGCCCGAAAGCCTTCTCAGCTTACCATAGATCTTCGCGCATTTCGGTCGATCCAATTAGGACCTGTTGCAGTGCAGCTATTTGTGCGTGTCTATAACCTGTTTGATCGTCTGAATGAACGTTTTGTCTTTAATGATACCGGACGGGCCACTTACTCTCTGGCACGTTATCGGAATCTGCATGCGACGTGGGAGCCGCACTACGGTAAACCCGGCATTCACACCCTGGATGAATACCTGACGCGTCCACACTGGTTCGGTCCACCCCGAGAGGTACGGTTGGGCATGACTGTAACTTTTTAA